In the Hyphomonadaceae bacterium BL14 genome, one interval contains:
- a CDS encoding fructose-bisphosphate aldolase class I, with product MDLDQLNETAIALTAPGKGILAADESTSTIKKRFDTIGLTSTADSRRDWREMLFRTRPAMTEYVSGVILFDETLRQFAADGTPLAKLITDAGSIPGIKVDAGAKPLAGSPGETVTEGLDGLRGRLEEYYQLGARFAKWRAVIDLGRGGDESIPSQYCINVNMHALARYAALCQEANIVPIVEPEVLMDGDHTIERCYEVTEFALRRLYSELFDQGVVLEGTVLKPNMVIAGAKCPDQASREEVAEMTVQCLINTVPAAVPGIAFLSGGQSDEDATAHLSMMNEGFDLPWPLTFSYGRALQAAPLKAWGGSNVEAGQRAFNHRARMNSLAALGEWSEDLERDAA from the coding sequence ATGGATCTCGACCAGCTCAACGAAACCGCCATCGCCTTGACGGCGCCGGGCAAGGGCATTCTGGCGGCGGACGAGTCCACCTCCACCATCAAGAAGCGCTTTGACACGATCGGGCTGACCTCGACAGCCGACAGCCGCCGCGACTGGCGCGAGATGCTGTTCCGTACGCGGCCCGCCATGACCGAGTATGTGTCGGGTGTGATCCTGTTTGACGAGACCCTGCGCCAGTTCGCCGCCGACGGCACACCGCTTGCCAAGCTCATCACCGATGCCGGCTCGATCCCGGGCATCAAGGTGGATGCCGGCGCCAAGCCGCTGGCCGGCTCGCCGGGTGAGACCGTGACTGAAGGCCTCGACGGTCTGCGCGGGCGGCTGGAGGAGTATTACCAGCTCGGCGCCCGCTTTGCGAAATGGCGCGCGGTGATCGATCTGGGCCGCGGCGGGGATGAGTCCATCCCCTCGCAATACTGCATCAACGTCAACATGCACGCGCTCGCGCGCTATGCCGCCCTGTGCCAGGAAGCCAATATCGTCCCCATCGTGGAGCCCGAGGTTCTGATGGACGGTGATCACACAATCGAGCGCTGCTACGAGGTGACCGAGTTCGCCCTGCGCCGGCTCTATTCGGAGCTTTTTGACCAGGGCGTGGTGCTGGAAGGCACCGTCCTCAAGCCAAACATGGTCATTGCCGGTGCCAAATGCCCAGATCAGGCGAGCCGCGAGGAAGTCGCGGAAATGACGGTGCAGTGCCTGATCAACACCGTCCCGGCCGCCGTTCCGGGCATCGCCTTCCTGTCGGGCGGCCAGTCGGACGAGGACGCCACTGCGCATCTGTCGATGATGAATGAAGGCTTCGACCTGCCCTGGCCGCTGACATTCTCGTATGGCCGCGCCCTGCAGGCCGCGCCGCTGAAAGCCTGGGGCGGCTCAAATGTCGAAGCCGGCCAGCGCGCCTTCAACCACCGCGCCCGCATGAACTCCCTGGCGGCGCTGGGCGAGTGGTCCGAAGACCTCGAGCGCGACGCGGCGTAA
- a CDS encoding phosphoglycerate kinase, with protein sequence MIRRIEDADIAGKRVLVRVDFNVPMEGMRVADDTRLRAALATIHHLRDGGAKVILAAHFDRPRGRRVPSMSLAPVASALEDLLGTPVKFVSDCIGPDAEGAAGLLKPGGVLLLENTRFHAGEEANDPDFAADLARLADIYVNDAFSAAHRAHASTVGVARLLPSYAGLALQREINHVTAALDAPQRPLLAIVGGAKVSTKIDLLKNLTAKVDRLFIGGAMANTFLAARGHSVGSSLYERELLETARAIEEAAGQAGCTLMLPVDVVVAREFKAHADRRVAGLEDVQGPEMILDCGPETIDRLADAIETARTLVWNGPLGAFETPPFDTGTVEAAQFAALRCREHGLTAVAGGGDTVSALNRAGAADDFTFVSTAGGAFLEWLEGKTLPGIAVLEG encoded by the coding sequence ATGATCCGCCGCATTGAAGATGCCGATATCGCCGGAAAGCGCGTGCTTGTGCGCGTGGATTTCAATGTGCCCATGGAGGGCATGCGCGTCGCCGACGATACCCGCCTGCGCGCCGCCCTGGCGACCATCCATCATCTGCGTGATGGCGGGGCGAAGGTGATCCTGGCCGCCCATTTCGACCGTCCGCGCGGCCGGCGCGTACCCTCCATGTCGCTGGCACCGGTGGCCTCGGCGCTGGAAGATCTGCTCGGCACGCCGGTGAAATTCGTCTCTGATTGCATCGGCCCCGACGCCGAAGGCGCTGCGGGCCTGCTGAAACCCGGCGGCGTGCTGCTGCTGGAGAACACGCGCTTCCATGCGGGCGAAGAGGCGAACGATCCCGACTTCGCCGCAGATCTGGCCCGTCTGGCGGACATTTATGTCAACGACGCCTTCTCCGCCGCGCACCGCGCCCATGCCTCCACCGTGGGCGTGGCGCGCCTGTTGCCCAGCTATGCCGGCCTCGCCTTGCAGCGGGAAATCAACCATGTGACGGCGGCTCTGGACGCGCCCCAGCGTCCGCTGCTGGCGATCGTGGGCGGCGCGAAAGTCTCCACCAAAATTGATCTTCTCAAGAACCTCACAGCGAAGGTGGACCGGCTGTTCATCGGCGGGGCCATGGCCAATACGTTTCTGGCCGCACGCGGCCACTCGGTCGGGTCGAGCCTGTATGAGCGCGAGCTGCTTGAAACCGCGCGGGCCATCGAAGAGGCCGCAGGACAGGCGGGCTGCACGCTGATGCTGCCGGTCGACGTGGTGGTGGCGCGCGAGTTCAAAGCCCATGCCGACCGGCGTGTGGCGGGGCTGGAGGATGTCCAGGGCCCGGAAATGATCCTCGATTGCGGGCCGGAGACCATTGACCGTCTGGCCGACGCCATCGAGACGGCGCGCACCCTGGTGTGGAACGGCCCGCTGGGCGCGTTCGAAACGCCGCCCTTTGACACCGGCACGGTCGAGGCGGCGCAATTTGCTGCGCTGCGTTGCCGCGAGCACGGGCTGACGGCGGTGGCGGGCGGCGGCGATACAGTGTCAGCGCTCAACCGGGCCGGCGCGGCGGATGATTTCACCTTCGTCTCGACGGCGGGCGGGGCCTTCCTGGAATGGCTGGAGGGCAAGACCTTGCCCGGAATCGCGGTTCTTGAAGGCTGA
- a CDS encoding NAD-dependent epimerase/dehydratase family protein yields MKVLVLGGDGFCGWPSALHLSARGHDVVIVDNLSRRKIDVELEVDSLTPIAPMSVRLAAWKEVSGRTIGFHDFTVGKDYQELVNLLLAERPDAVVHFAEQRAAPYSMKSARHKRYTVDNNLNATNDVLAAIVETGLDIHLVHLGTMGVYGYGTAGMKIPEGYLKVKVDTPQGLVDTEILYPANPGSIYHMTKTQDALFFQFYNKNDKLKITDLHQGIVWGTQTEDTRKDERLINRFDYDGDYGTVLNRFLMQAAIGFPLTVHGTGGQTRAFIHIQDTVRCIQLAVENPPQTGERVRIMNQMTETHRVSDLAGLIAKLTGADVAFLPNPRNEADANDLHVENAAFLALGLNPITLADGLLEEVTDIARKYAGRCDRSKVKCVSYWNRDREAAQESAAE; encoded by the coding sequence ATGAAGGTTCTGGTTCTGGGTGGAGACGGGTTTTGTGGCTGGCCTTCAGCGCTGCACCTGTCGGCGCGCGGCCATGATGTGGTGATTGTCGACAACCTGTCGCGCCGCAAGATCGATGTGGAGCTGGAGGTGGACTCCCTTACCCCCATCGCGCCCATGAGCGTGCGCCTGGCCGCCTGGAAAGAGGTGTCGGGCCGCACCATCGGTTTCCACGACTTCACCGTGGGCAAGGATTATCAGGAGCTGGTCAATCTCCTGCTGGCCGAGCGCCCCGATGCGGTCGTGCATTTCGCCGAGCAGCGCGCTGCGCCCTACTCCATGAAATCGGCGCGTCACAAGCGCTACACGGTCGATAATAATCTCAACGCCACCAATGACGTACTGGCCGCCATTGTGGAAACGGGGCTGGACATCCATCTGGTGCATCTGGGCACGATGGGCGTCTATGGCTATGGCACGGCGGGGATGAAAATCCCCGAAGGCTATCTCAAGGTGAAGGTGGATACGCCCCAGGGCCTGGTGGACACAGAAATCCTGTATCCGGCCAATCCGGGTTCGATCTATCACATGACCAAGACCCAGGATGCGCTGTTCTTCCAGTTCTATAACAAGAACGACAAGCTCAAGATCACCGATCTGCACCAGGGCATTGTCTGGGGCACCCAGACTGAAGACACCCGCAAGGACGAGCGCCTGATCAACCGGTTCGACTATGACGGCGATTACGGCACGGTGCTCAACCGCTTCCTGATGCAGGCCGCCATCGGCTTTCCGCTCACCGTGCACGGCACGGGCGGGCAGACGCGCGCCTTCATCCATATCCAGGACACGGTGCGCTGCATCCAGCTGGCGGTGGAGAACCCGCCCCAGACCGGCGAGCGCGTGCGCATCATGAACCAGATGACCGAGACCCACCGGGTCAGCGATCTGGCCGGCCTGATCGCCAAGCTCACCGGCGCGGACGTCGCCTTCCTGCCCAATCCGCGTAATGAGGCGGACGCCAACGACCTCCATGTGGAGAACGCGGCCTTCCTGGCGCTGGGCCTCAATCCCATCACGCTGGCCGATGGCCTCCTGGAGGAGGTCACGGATATCGCCCGCAAATACGCCGGCCGGTGCGACCGCTCCAAGGTCAAATGCGTGTCCTACTGGAACCGCGACCGGGAAGCGGCGCAGGAGAGCGCGGCGGAGTAG
- the gap gene encoding type I glyceraldehyde-3-phosphate dehydrogenase codes for MALRVAITGFGRIGRLALRAVLEQQRHNEVQVVAINDSSTPQTNAHLLKYDSVHGRYPGEITVGEDWIDAGFGRIAKVSSRDPSKLPWADLGIDIVLECTGAFNSKEGSMAHIHSGAKRVLCSAPAKNADKTIVYGVNHDALTADDIIVSNASCTTNGLAPVAKTLNDAIGIARGHMTTIHAYTGDQPTLDRNHKDLHRARAAALSMVPTTTGAAKAVGEVLPELKGKLDGSAIRVPTPNVSVIDLVFTPGRATSIDEVNAAIRAAADGPMKGVLGYDDLPLVSIDYNHDPRSSVVALDKTNVIDGQLVRVMTWYDNEWGFACRMIDTTVAMGRLL; via the coding sequence ATGGCCCTTCGCGTGGCGATCACCGGGTTTGGACGCATTGGACGCCTGGCGCTGCGCGCCGTGCTGGAACAGCAGCGCCACAATGAGGTTCAGGTGGTGGCGATCAACGATTCCTCCACGCCGCAGACCAATGCCCACCTCCTCAAATATGACAGCGTCCACGGCCGCTATCCCGGCGAGATCACGGTGGGCGAGGACTGGATCGATGCCGGTTTCGGACGCATCGCCAAGGTGTCCAGCCGCGATCCGTCCAAACTGCCCTGGGCTGATCTGGGGATCGACATCGTTCTGGAATGCACCGGCGCGTTCAATTCCAAAGAGGGCTCGATGGCGCACATTCATTCCGGTGCCAAACGCGTGCTGTGCTCGGCCCCGGCCAAGAATGCCGACAAGACCATCGTCTATGGCGTCAATCACGACGCGCTGACCGCGGACGACATCATCGTGTCCAACGCTTCGTGCACCACCAATGGCCTGGCACCGGTGGCCAAGACGCTCAATGACGCCATCGGCATTGCGCGCGGCCACATGACGACGATCCATGCCTATACCGGCGACCAGCCGACGCTGGACCGGAACCACAAGGATCTGCACCGCGCCCGCGCGGCCGCCCTGTCCATGGTGCCCACCACCACCGGCGCCGCCAAAGCCGTCGGCGAGGTGCTGCCGGAGCTGAAAGGCAAGCTCGACGGTTCGGCGATCCGGGTGCCCACGCCGAACGTGTCGGTGATCGATCTGGTGTTCACCCCGGGACGCGCCACCTCCATCGACGAGGTCAACGCCGCGATCCGCGCCGCCGCTGACGGGCCGATGAAGGGCGTGTTGGGCTATGATGACCTGCCGCTGGTCTCCATCGACTACAACCATGACCCGCGCTCCTCGGTGGTGGCGCTGGACAAGACCAATGTCATCGACGGCCAGTTGGTGCGGGTGATGACCTGGTATGACAATGAATGGGGCTTTGCCTGCCGCATGATCGACACGACGGTGGCGATGGGGCGGCTGCTATAG